One genomic segment of Erythrobacter sp. THAF29 includes these proteins:
- a CDS encoding FkbM family methyltransferase: MNRPEAASAFRPAWPEHDPQRMARDFLLWRHLRVVRARSMRILHKALSGGSSSRPAKTVYGVTMWPNWGDKTYAYCHYGTYGTYLADLIASIEEPFCFVDIGANQGLFSLIAGQNAACKKIVALEPVPQTYERLVKNIAANDLASRTEALNFGLSDKAGTFEITLSKGHSGLATLGEHGDQLPGEHPKAKVRLEKMEKLSRHLPEDLPLFIKVDVEGHEETVIRQLLSSPEASRIIGIFYENDDRWTDKHAVNGLLDHAGFEHSRIYGRGKHYDVLATPIGY, encoded by the coding sequence ATGAACCGCCCCGAAGCGGCCAGCGCCTTTCGACCCGCCTGGCCCGAACACGATCCGCAACGCATGGCTCGCGATTTCCTCCTCTGGAGGCACCTGCGTGTCGTGCGCGCCCGTTCGATGCGCATCCTGCACAAAGCGCTGAGTGGTGGGAGTTCATCCAGGCCTGCCAAGACAGTCTATGGCGTGACGATGTGGCCCAACTGGGGCGACAAGACCTATGCCTATTGCCATTACGGCACCTATGGCACTTATCTCGCCGACCTTATCGCTTCGATCGAAGAGCCGTTCTGCTTCGTGGACATTGGGGCGAACCAAGGGTTGTTTTCGCTGATTGCCGGGCAAAATGCCGCCTGCAAGAAGATCGTTGCGCTGGAACCCGTGCCGCAGACTTATGAGCGTCTCGTCAAGAACATCGCGGCCAACGATTTGGCTAGCCGCACCGAGGCACTGAACTTTGGCCTGTCCGACAAGGCAGGCACCTTCGAAATCACCCTCAGTAAGGGGCATAGCGGCCTGGCGACGCTTGGCGAGCATGGCGACCAGCTTCCGGGCGAGCATCCCAAAGCCAAAGTGCGATTGGAAAAGATGGAGAAACTCTCCAGACACCTGCCCGAAGACCTCCCGCTTTTCATCAAGGTCGATGTCGAGGGGCACGAGGAAACGGTCATCCGGCAATTACTCTCCTCGCCCGAAGCTTCGCGCATCATCGGTATCTTTTACGAGAATGACGATCGCTGGACTGACAAGCATGCGGTCAACGGACTGCTCGACCATGCCGGGTTCGAGCACTCGAGGATTTACGGCCGCGGCAAGCATTACGACGTTCTCGCCACTCCTATCGGTTACTAA
- a CDS encoding RNA methyltransferase, giving the protein MSAPVIVLVRPQLGENIGKAARAMLNFGLSEMRLVKPRDGWPNPSAGPAAAGADFILDNAKVFETTAEAVADCQHIYATTVRKRGVTKPVVGPDEAARLMHTKKGRHAILFGREASGLETEDVALARHILTVPINPEFGSLNLAQAVILAAYEWSRVGRERNEDQGLVQPTAEEEQLPPAPQDELDGLIGHFEKLLAPRGYFLPQSRADATRRTLRSVLTKPGWNHLEVRTLRGILSTLERDPRE; this is encoded by the coding sequence GTGTCGGCGCCTGTCATTGTGCTTGTTCGCCCGCAACTGGGCGAGAATATCGGCAAGGCCGCGCGTGCGATGCTCAATTTCGGACTGAGCGAAATGCGGCTCGTAAAACCTCGTGATGGGTGGCCCAACCCTTCCGCCGGGCCCGCAGCGGCAGGGGCTGACTTCATTCTCGACAATGCAAAGGTGTTTGAAACCACTGCCGAGGCCGTAGCGGATTGCCAGCACATTTATGCAACCACCGTGCGCAAACGCGGCGTTACCAAGCCGGTCGTTGGGCCGGATGAGGCCGCGCGGTTAATGCATACGAAAAAAGGGCGACACGCGATTCTCTTTGGACGCGAGGCATCGGGTCTGGAGACCGAGGATGTCGCGTTGGCGAGACACATTCTCACCGTACCGATAAACCCTGAATTCGGCTCTCTCAATCTCGCGCAAGCGGTGATCCTGGCAGCTTACGAATGGTCGCGGGTTGGCCGCGAAAGGAATGAAGATCAGGGGCTTGTTCAGCCGACCGCTGAAGAGGAACAGCTACCTCCCGCCCCGCAAGATGAACTCGACGGACTGATCGGGCATTTCGAAAAGCTGCTCGCCCCGCGCGGATACTTCTTGCCACAAAGCCGTGCGGATGCCACGCGGCGAACCTTACGCAGCGTTCTGACCAAGCCGGGTTGGAACCACCTCGAAGTGCGCACTTTGCGAGGTATCCTTAGCACGCTTGAACGGGACCCGCGTGAGTGA
- the nrdR gene encoding transcriptional regulator NrdR translates to MRCPFCANDDSQVKDSRPTEDATSIRRRRQCSSCGARFTTFERVQLREVTIVKSGDRREPFDRSKIEQSVALACRKRDVDQERIDRLVSGIQRQVETAGEPEIPSSKLGEMVMDGLKQIDTVAYIRFASVYRDFSEARDFEEFASTVQEAAQD, encoded by the coding sequence ATGAGATGCCCATTCTGCGCTAACGATGACAGCCAGGTAAAAGACAGCCGCCCCACCGAGGATGCCACTTCTATCCGACGTCGGCGACAGTGTTCGTCGTGCGGCGCACGCTTCACTACATTTGAGCGCGTGCAGCTGCGCGAAGTCACAATCGTGAAGTCCGGTGACCGGCGCGAACCGTTTGACCGCTCAAAGATCGAACAATCGGTTGCGCTCGCCTGTCGGAAACGCGACGTCGATCAGGAACGGATCGATCGTCTTGTTTCTGGCATCCAACGGCAAGTCGAAACTGCGGGAGAACCGGAAATCCCATCTTCGAAGCTTGGCGAAATGGTGATGGACGGCCTCAAGCAGATCGATACCGTCGCCTATATCCGTTTCGCGAGCGTCTACCGCGATTTCTCCGAAGCACGCGACTTCGAGGAATTTGCGAGCACCGTCCAAGAAGCGGCGCAGGACTGA